DNA from Streptomyces sp. Edi4:
ATCCCGCTGGACAGCCAGGTGGGCCCCGCACCGCTCAACACGTTCACGGTCTACGACGAGCGCATAGCGACAGTGGAGATCTCCACAGGAGTCATGGTGTTCAGGGACCCGCGGGACGTTGCATCCCATCTGCAAGAGTTCGCAACCTACGAGGAGCGAGCCCAATTTGGCCAGTCCGCCCGGGGAATGCTCCAAGACCTCGCAGACCGGCTCAGGAATTCACCGGAATGATCTTTAGTCCAACACAGGCATAAAACTATGGAGTTGCCGCTTCGCAGAAGACACTCGTCGAGCCGCCAAAGACGCCGACGAGAGGAAGCCATGACTAGTCCGCTCAAGTACCCGCGACCCCCAGTGGAGTTGGCCGGGGCGGTGGAGGCATACCTGTACGGCTGCGCACCGGCCGATGGCTGCGGGGTGTGCGCGGCGCTCGTGAGAGAGCTGGAAGAGGCCAAGGCGGCCAAGAAGTGGAGTGCGGCGTACGACGCAGCGACGGAGGTCCGCAACCACCCCCACCGGAATCGGGTGAGGTAGTGGAGATGCAGGAATGGCGCGATGCCTGGACGCGCGCCCAGTACGCGACGGACGCGCTCAGAGAAGCCTTGAACGGCATGGGAGCCGGGGTCACACAGACATCGCACTTGCGGCCCACGGTGAGCTGTAAGGGAACGGCGTGGGTTGACGTGGGCCAGCTCCCCGCGCACCTGGCCGAGAAGGTCGCGGAGGTGATCCGGGCCGGGAGCCTCGACCGCACCGGTCAGTCATGAGCGAGCTTGCGCCGTACACGCCCGAGGAGTTGAGCCCGGACGAGTCGCTTGCGGTTCTGTATCGGCTCGCCTTGAGCATCGCCGCCCAAAACGGCTCCGTCATCACGACCGGCGCCCGAGGTCTTGGCCCCTATGCCTTCATGGCCGAGGCACGTCGATTGGGCACGATTCGTCTGTCACCCCTGACCTGATGTGCACCTGATACTCCCGCTCCTTCCATGATCTGACGTGCTCAGGCTCTCGCCCCAGCCCGGCCCCAACGGAGGGCCCTGCCCTGGGCAGTTAGGGCAAGCCGCTACGGACCCCGGGGAAGCCGAAGCACCCAGCATGACGGCGCGGGAACCGCTTCACCGCAGGCATGACGAAGGGATAGGCACGATGAGCGCAGTGCGAACCTAAGTCGCCTCAGAAGAGCACACATGAACGGCCCCCGGCGTCACGCCGGGGGCCGTTATGTTTGTGCAGGTGGGAGACGGTTTCCAGCACGTGTCAGCCCAGGATTTCCCCAGCATGCCCCCCAGAAACGGGCCCGAACGGGCCCGAGCGGGCCGGCAGCCGATCACGCCTCCCGGGCCGCTCGAAAGCGCCACTGACTCGCGAAAAGCCCCCGCTACGGCAGGTTCCTCGACATCACGATCCGCTGGACCTGATTCGTACCCTCATAAATCTGCGTGATCTTCGCGTCGCGCATCATCCGCTCGACCGGGTAGTCGCGGGTGTAGCCGTAACCGCCGAGGAGCTGGACCGCGTCGGTGGTGACCTCCATGGCCACGTCCGACGCGAAGCACTTGGCGGCGGCGCCGAAGAACGTCAGGTCGCCGTCCAGGCGCTCGGACTTCGCGGCGGCGGCGTAGGTGAGCTGGCGGGCCGCCTCCAGCTTCATGGCCATGTCGGCCAGCATGAACTGGATGCCCTGGAAGTCGGCGATCGCCTTGCCGAACTGCTTGCGCTCCTGGACGTAACCCTTGGCGTAGTCCAGGGCGCCCTGCGCGATGCCGATGGCCTGGGCCGCGATGGTGATGCGGGTGTGGTCCAGGGTCTTCATGGCGGTCGCGAAGCCCGTGCCCTCCTCGCCGATCATGCGGTCGGCGGGGATGCGGACGTTGTCGAGGTAGACCTCGCGGGTCGGCGAGCCCTTGATGCCGAGCTTCTTCTCGGGGGCGCCGAAGGAGACGCCCTCGTCGGACTTCTCGACGACGAAGGCGCTGATGCCCTTCGAGCGCTTCTCCGGGTCGGTCACGGCCATGACCGTGTAGTACTCGCTCTCCCCGGCGTTGGTGATCCAGCGCTTCACGCCGTTGAGGACCCAGAAGTCCCCGTCGCGCACGGCCTTGGTCTTCATGCCGGCGGCGTCGGAGCCCGCGTCCGGCTCGGAGAGGCAGTACGAGAACATGCCCTCGCCCTTGGCGAGCGGGCCGAGGTACTTCTTCTTCAGCTCCTCGGAGCCGGAGAGGATCACCGGGAGCGAGCCGAGCTTGTTGACGGCCGGGATGAGCGAGGAGGAGGCGCAGACCCGCGCGACCTCTTCGATCACGATGACGGTCGCCAGCGCGTCGGCGCCGGCGCCCCCGTACTCCTCGGGGACGTGCACGGCGTGCAGGTCGTTGGCGACCAGCGCGTCGTGCGCCTCGCGCGGGAAGCGGGCCTGCTCGTCGACCTCGGCCGCGTACGGGCCGATCTTGGCCTCGGCGAGCGAGCGGATGGCGTCGCGGAGCATGTCGTGCTCCTCGGACGGGCGGTACAGGTCGAACCCTGCGTTTCCTGCGTTTCCAGCCGTTCCGGCCAAGGTCACTCACTCCCCAAGGGATGCTAACTACCGTTAAGTAACCTAATTTTAGAGGGCTTGACCGCCGCAGGCATACGTGAGTTTGGCGACAGCCCCTCTGGGGCCCGGGTCCCGCCTCGGACTATGCTCGGTCAGCGCGTTTGCCGCCCGCGCCGGGCCCGTCCATTTTTTTTCGGGCCCGTCCACCGAGCCCGCACCTCCAGGAGCACCGCATGGCCCTCAAGATCACCGTGATCGGCACCGGATACCTCGGCGCCACCCATGCCGCGGCCATGGCGGAGCTGGGTTTCGAGGTGCTGGGGCTCGACGTGGTGCCGGAGAAGATCGAGATGCTGGCGCAGGGCCGCGTCCCGATGTACGAACCGGGCCTCGAGGAGCTGCTGCGCAAGCACGTGGCGGGCATCGAGGGGTCCAGCGGCCGGCTGCGCTTCACCACCTCCTGGCAGGAGGTCGGCGCGTTCGGCGATGTGCACTTCGTCTGCGTCAACACCCCGCAGAAGCACGGCGAGTACGCCTGTGACATGAGCTACGTGGAGTCCGCCTTCGGCTCGCTCGCGCCGCACCTGGCGGCCGGGGCGCTCGTCGTCGGCAAGTCGACCGTGCCGGTCGGCTCGGCGGCCCGGCTCTCCACGATGCTCGGCGAGGGCGTGGAGCTGGCGTGGAACCCGGAGTTCCTGCGCGAGGGCTTCGCCGTCGACGACACCCTGCACCCGGACCGGATCGTGGTGGGCGTCGAGAGCGAGCGCGCCGAGAAGATACTGCGCGAGGTGTACGCGGGTCCCATCAGCGAGGGCTCGCCCTTCGTGGTGGCCGACTTCCCGACGGCCGAGCTGGTCAAGACCGCCGCCAACTCCTTCCTCGCCACCAAGATCTCCTTCATCAACGCGATGGCCGAGGTGTGCGAGGCCGCCGACGGCGACGTGGTGAAGCTGGCCGAGGCGATCGGCCACGACGAGCGCATCGGGAAGAAGTTCCTGCGGGCCGGCATCGGCTTCGGCGGCGGCTGCCTGCCCAAGGACATCCGGGCGTTCATGGCGCGGGCCGGCGAGCTCGGCGCCGACCAGGCGCTGACCTTCCTGCGCGAGGTCGACTCGGTCAACATGCGCCGTCGCGGCCACATGGTGGAGCTGGCCCGCGAGGCGGTCGGCGGCGAGACGTTCCTCGGCAAGCGCGTCGCGGTGCTCGGCGCCACGTTCAAGCCGGACTCCGACGACGTACGGGACTCGCCCGCGCTCAACGTCGCCGGGCAGATCCACCTCCAGGGCGGCCAGGTCACCGTGTACGACCCCAAGGGCATGGACAACGCCCGCCGCCTCTTCCCGACGCTGGGGTACGCCGCCTCCGCCGTCGAGGCCGTACGCGGCGCCGACGTGGTCCTGCACCTGACCGAGTGGCGCGAGTTCCGCGACCTCGACCCCGCCGAGCTGGCCGGGGCCGCCGCCTCCCGCATCATCCTGGACGGACGCAACGCGCTCGACCCGGTCAAGTGGCGCGAGGCGGGCTGGACCTACCGCGCGATGGGCCGCCCGCGCGCCTGACGCGCCGGACGCGTGACGCCCCGGGCGCCGGGCCGTCGTGCGGGGCGGCCACCGCCCGGCGCCGCGTTCCTCAGCGACCGGCCGCCGGGCGTTCCTCGGGCGCCGACGGGCCGTCCAGGTCCTCGATCGTCGCGCTCGAAGGTGCGCGGCGCGGGGCGGTGGCGCGGGCCGTGAACTCCGTGTCCCGTACGACCCGGACCAGATTCTCCCAGGTCAGCGCCGCGACCTCGGCTTCGGTCCAGCCTCTTTCGAGGAGTTCCACAATCAGGGTCGGATAGCACGAGGCGTCTTCCAGGCCCTGGGCGCGCGGGGCGCCCGTGACCAGACCGTACGTTCCCGCGAGCCCCACGTGACCCGGTCCTGCCAGGTCCCGTACCCGCTCGATGTGGTCGGCCACGTCCTGCACGGAGACGGGCGCGCCGGCGCGTGCGATCTGCTCCGGGGCGAAGCTCACCAGGCACACCCCGCCGTGCGCGCCGAGCTCGGCCAGCAGCTCGTCGCTCGCGTTCAGCGGATGCGGGGTGAGCGAGGCGGCCGCCGAGTGCGAGAGCAGGGCGGGCGCCGCGGAGGCGTCGATGGTGCGGCGCCAGGTGCCCTCGGTGGCTCCCGACAGGTCGAGCAGTATCCCGAGCCGGTTCGCCTCGCGCACCACTTCGAGGCCGAAGCGGGTGAGGCCCGGTTCGGTCCAGCGGGTGCCCGGGCCCAGCGCGAGGGCCCGTACGCCCAGGAAGTGGTACGAGCGCAGCGTGCCCAGCGAATCGCCGATCGCGTGCGCGGCCACCGGGCCGAGGAACGAGGCGATGCGGCCGCAGTTGCGGGCGTCGGCGAGGTCGCCCGCGGTCAGCGCGAGGCGCAGCCACTGCGGGCAGGAGGCGATGAGCGAGCGGATCCGGTCAAGGCGCTCCAGGGTGACGCCGGCCGGGTCGGCTCCGTCGGTGTCGGCGGTCAGCGCCCAGAACTGGGCACCCACCCCGCCGGCCCGCAGCCGGGGGATGTCCGTGTCCAGCGCGCTCTCTCCGACCTCCAGGTCGTGCCAGGGGGTCTGGGCGAGCGCCTTCGCCAAGGTGTTGTGCCCGTCGGCCACGGGGTGCGCGGCGAGCAGTGCCCGGGCGCGGTCGAGGCCTTCGTCGCCGGACTCCGCGGGGGGTATCGGCTGGGGTGGGGTGGAGGTCGGCGAATCGAGGTCGCCGACCGCCGAGGTGTTCTGGGGGTCGTCCTGCAGATCTGCCATGACGGGCTCCCGGGTCGGCGGTGACGGCAGTAGCGTCACGGTTTCACGTGGGCGCGGCGGGGTCGCGACGAACGGTCCGTTCGGGGGACCCCCCGAACCCTGTTCAGCCGAAAGCACGCTCGTCCTCAATCGCCGGACGGGCTGGGTATGCCTGTGCGGGCCAGCACCAGCCCCGCCGGGGGCGCGGGGAACTGCGCGACCAGCCACGCACGATCCGCACCCGAAGTTCCTGGGGCTCCGCCCCAGACCCCGTATCGCGCTGAACGCGCTCGTCCTCAATCGCCGGACGGGCTGGGTATGCCTGTGCGGGCCAGCACCGGAGACTCAAACGCCGGACAGTCTAAAAGATGCCGGAGTGAGCCAGCACCAGCCCCGCCAGGGGCGCGGGGAACTGCGCGACCAGCCCCCACCTGCCCGCACGCGCAGGCAAGGCCCGACCACCCCCCACCTACCCGCACCCCAAGGCGGAGCCCTACGCGTCCAGGGCCGCCCGGGTCGCGTTGGACGGGCCCCGCAGCGGGCGGAGTTCGCGGGAGACGGACTCCGCGTCCCGCAGCACCCGCACCGCGTTCGACCACGTCAGCTTCGCCAGGTCCGCGGAGGACCAGCCACGGGACAGCAGCTCGGCCACCAGGTTCGGGTAGCCCGAGACGTCGTCAAGGCCGGACGGCGTGAACGCCGTGCCGTCGAAGTCGCCGCCGAGCCCGATGTGGTCCACCCCTGCGACCTCCCGCATGTGGTCCAGGTGGTCCGCCACCGTCGCCGCCGTCGCGACCGGCCGCGGGTTCGCTGCCTCGAAGGCCTCATGGAGCTCCATGGCCTTCGGCGAGGTGTCGAGGTGGTGCAGCCCGTGCGCGCGCAGGTTCTCGTCCGCCGCCCGCGTCCACGCCACCGCCTCCGGCAGGATGAACTTCGGGACGAAGGTGGCCATGGCCACGCCCCCGTTGCCGGGCAACAGGGCGAGCACGTCGTCCGGGATGTTGCGCGGGTGGTCGCAGATCGCCCGCGCGGAGGAGTGCGAGAAGATCACCGGCGCCACCGACGTGGACAGCGCGTCCCGCATCGTGGTCGCCGCGACGTGCGAGAGGTCGACCAGCATGCCGATGCGGTTCATCTCGCGGACGACCTCGTGGCCGAAGGGCGAGAGCCCGCCCACGTTCGGCTCGTCCGTCGCCGAGTCCGCCCACGCCAGGTTGTCGTTGTGGGTCAGCGTCATGTAGCGCACGCCGAGGGCGTACAACGCTCGGAGCGTGGCGAGGGATTCGTTGATCGAGTGGCCGCCCTCGGCGCCCTTCAGAGAGGCGATGCGGCCCTCGGCGCGCGCCGCCTCCATGTCGTCGGCGGTGAGCGCGGGCACCAGGTCCAGGGGGTGGCGCGCCAGCATCTGGTCGACGCAGTCGATCTGCTCCAGGGTCGCGCTGACCGCCTCGTCACCCGCCAGGTCGGTCCGCACGTACACGGACCAGAACTGCGCGCCGACCCCGCCGGCCCGCAGCCGGGGGATGTCGGTGTGGGTGCGGCCGCGCAGATCGCTCGCGAGGTCGCAACGGTCCAGGTCGTAGCGGACCTTCTCGCGCAGCGCCCACGGCAGGTCGTTGTGGCCGTCGGCCACGGGGTGGCGGGCGAGCAGGGCGCGGGCTTCGTCGAGATGGGGCAGGCCCGTGCTCATGGCGCTCACTTTCCGAATCCGAAGGCGCCCGAACCCTCGACCTTGGTGCGCAGCCGCTTGCCCTTCTCGGTCGCCTGGTCGTTGAGCTCCTGCTGGAACTCCCGCATGCGGACGAGGAGTTCGGGGTCGTGCGCGGCCAGGATGCGGGCCGCGAGCAGGCCCGCGTTGCGCGCGCCGCCCACCGAGACGGTGGCCACCGGCACACCCGCCGGCATCTGCACGATGGAGAGCAGCGAGTCCATGCCGTCCAGGTACTTCAGCGGCACGGGGACGCCGATGACCGGGAGCGGGGTCACCGAGGCCAGCATGCCCGGGAGGTGGGCCGCGCCGCCCGCGCCCGCGATGATCGCCTTGAGGCCGCGGCCGGCGGCGTTCTCGCCGTACGCGATCATCTCGCGCGGCATGCGGTGGGCCGAGACCACGTCGACCTCGTACCGGATCTCGAACTCCTCCAGGGCCTTGGCCGCGGCCTCCATGACCGGCCAGTCGGAGTCCGAGCCCATGACGATGCCGACGACGGGACCGCTGACAGAAGCGCTGCTCATTCGGTGATCGTTCCCTTGAGGTAGTCGGCCGCGTGGCGGGCCCGCTCGCGGACGTCGGCGAGGTCGTCGCCGTAGGTGTTGACGTGGCCCACCTTGCGGCCGGGCTTCACTTCCTTGCCGTACATGTGGATCTTGAGCTGCGGGTCGCGGGCCATGCAGTGCAGGTACGCGTAGTACATGTCCGGGTAGTCGCCGCCCAGCACGTTGCACATCACGGTCCACTTCGACCGAGGGCGCGGGTCGCCCAGGGGCAGGTCGAGGACGGCGCGGACGTGGTTGGCGAACTGCGAGGTGATCGCGCCGTCCTGGGTCCAGTGGCCGGAGTTGTGCGGGCGCATCGCCAGCTCGTTGACGAGGATGCGCCCGTCGCGCGTCTCGAACAGCTCGACCGCGAGGTGGCCGACGACGCCGAGCTCGGAGGCGATGCGCAGGGCGAGCTGCTGGGCCTCGCCCGCCAGGTCGTCGTCGAGGTCGGGCGCCGGCGCGATCACCGTGTCGCACACCCCGTCGACCTGGACCGACTCCACGACGGGGTAGGCCACCGCTTGGCCGTGCGGCGAGCGCACGACGTTGGCCGCCAGCTCCCGTACGAAGTCCACCTTCTCCTCGGCCAGCACGTCCACGCCCGCCTTGAAGGCGTCCGCCGCGTCGGCCTCGGAGCGTACGAACCACACGCCCTTGCCGTCGTAGCCGCCCACCACCGTCTTGAGGATGACGGGGAAGCCGTCGCCCTCATCGGCGAACCGCGTCACATCGGCCGGATCGGCCACAACGCGGTGCCGGGGGCAGGGGGCGCCGATGGCGCTCAGCCTGGCGCGCATCACCCCCTTGTCGTGGGCGTGCACCAACGCGTCGGGCCCCGGCCGGACGACGACGCCGTCCGCTTCCAGGGCCCGCAGGTGCTCGGTGGGTACGTGCTCGTGATCGAAGGTGATCACGTCGCAGCCGCGCGCGAAGTCACGCAGCGTGTCCAGGTCGCGATAGTCGCCGACGACGACCTCGCTCACCACCTGGGCCGCCGAGTCCTGGGGGGTGTCACTGAGGAGCTTGAATCTGATGCCGAGGGGGATGCCCGCCTCGTGGGTCATGCGGGCGAGCTGACCGCCGCCGACCATGCCGACTACCGGGAACGTCACACCCCCAGGGTATCGGGCGCCGCCGGGGCGCCCGTAGGGGCCGGGTCGCGCCGGGCTTGTGGGGCTCGCGCGGGGCACGACGGCGAGGGGGTGGTTAGCATGGGCGGGTTGACCGACACGACAAGCAGCCCATTCACACGGCTGAAGTGACAAGCACATCTACTCGGACGGGGCCGGCGATCACCATGAGTGCACAGGGCGCGTCGCCTTCGCGACTGCGGCTGCTCGTACGCGAGGTCGCCAAATTCGGCGCCGTCGGCGGGCTCGGGGTGCTGGTCAACATGGGCGCCTTCAACCTGCTGCGGCACTCCACCGACCTCCAGGTGGTGCGCGCCAGCCTGCTGGCCACCGGGATCGCGATCGCCTTCAACTACGTGGGGTTTCGCTACTTCGCCTACCGTGACCGCGAGAAGAGCGGCCGGGCCCGCGAGCTGACCCTGTTCCTGCTGTTCAGCGTGGTCGGCGCGGTGATCGAGAACGGCATCCTCTACGTGGCCACGTACGGGTTCGAGTGGAACAGTCCGTGGCAGAACAACTTCTTCAAGTTCCTCGGCATCGGCCTCGGCACGCTGTTCCGGTTCTGGTCCTACCGCACCTGGGTGTTCCGCGCGCTGCCGGCCAGGGAGGCGGTCCAGACGGCGGAATCGTTTCTCGACTCCACCCGGCCCGCCGCCGTCCCCGCCAAGCGCTGACCGCCCGCCCGGGCGCTGAGCCGGCCCGCCGCCCCCTTCGGGGCGGATCAGCGGATCGTGGTCGTGCTCTGGGGTTCCCTGCGCCCCCGTGCCTCCCGGCTCAGGAACAGCGCGAACACCGCCGGCTGCTGTTGGAGCATTTCGAGCCGGCCGCCGTCGGCCTCGGCGAGGTCGCGGGCGACCGCGAGGCCGATGCCCGTGGAGTTGCGGCCGCTGATGGTCCGCTCGAAGATCCGCGCGCCCAGGTCGGGCGGCACCCCGGGCCCCTCGTCGGTGACCTCGACCACGGCCTGGTTGCCGGTGACGCGGGTCCGCACCGCGACCGTGCCACCGCCGTGCATCAGGGAGTTCTCGATCAGCGCCGCGAGCACCTGGGCGACCGCGCCCGGCGTGCCGACCGCGCGCAGTCCGGTCTTGCCCGAGCGCACGATGGCGCGGCCCGCGCTGCGGTAGGCGGGCCGCCACTCCTCCAGCTGCTGCTTGACCACCTCGTCGAGCGAGAAGACCACGGCGGAACCGGTGCGCGGATCACGGCTGTTGGTGAGCAGCCGCTCCACCACGTCGGTCAGCCGCTCGACCTGGGTGAGGGCGATCGTGGCCTCTTCCTTGACCGTGTCGATGTCGTCGGTGAGGGCGATCTCCTCCAGGCGCATGGAGAGCGCGGTCAGCGGCGTACGCAGCTGGTGCGAGGCGTCCGCGGCGAGCCGGCGCTCGGCGGTGAGCATCCGGCCGATCCGGTCGGCCGAGGAGTCGAGCACATCGGCGACCCGGTCGAGCTCGGGCACTCCGTACCGCTTGTGGCGCGGGCGCGGGTCGCCGGAGCCGAGCCGTTCGGCGGTCTCGGCGAGGTCGGTCAGCGGGGAGGCCAGCTTGTTGGCCTGGCGCACGGCGAGCAGTACGGCGGACACGATGGCGAGCAGGGCCACCGCGCCGATGATCAGCAGGGTGCGGCCCACTTCCCTGGTCACCGTGGAGCGGTCCTCCTCGACCAGGACGGACTCTCCGCGCTCCCCGGTCTCGGCGCCCTTGATGACGGTGCCCTCGGGCTTCTCGCCGAGCTCGATCACCGGGCGGCCGGGGATCTCCACGCGGGCGTAGCGCTTGGGGTCGATCTGGTCGCTCAGGACCTGGGGGTTGATCGTCTCTTTCGCCAGGGTGCGGCTGTCGATGACGGAGACCAGCCGCAGCGCCTCGGAGTTGACGCTCTCCTGGGCGCTGCTGCTGATGGTCCGGGTCTCGACGATGACGAGCGAGACGCCGAAGACCGCGATCACCACGAGAACGACCGCGAGTGTGGAGTTGATCAGTCGACGGCGCATGTGCCCCGGTGCTCTAGCTCTTCTCGAAGCGGAAGCCGACTCCGCGGACGGTGGCGATGTAGCGCGGGTTGGCCGCGTCGTCGCCGAGCTTCTTGCGCAGCCACGAGATGTGCATGTCGAGCGTCTTGGTCGAGGACCACCACGTGGTGTCCCAGACCTCGCGCATCAGCTGGTCACGGGTGACGACCCGGCCCGCGTCCCGCACCAGGACCCTGAGCAGGTCGAACTCCTTGGCGGTGAGCTGAAGCTCCTCGTCGCCCATCCAGGCCCGGTGCGACTCGACGTCGATGCGCACGCCGTGGGTGGCGGGCTGGGGCGCAGGCTCGGTGGCGCCGCGCCGCAGCAGCGCCCGGACCCGGGCGAGCAGTTCGGCCAGGCGGAAGGGCTTGGTCACGTAGTCGTCGGCGCCCGCGTCGAGGCCGACGACGGTGTCCACCTCGTCGGCGCGGGCGGTGAGCACGAGGATCGGGACGGTGTGTCCCTCGGAGCGCAGCCTCCGAGCGACTTCGAGGCCGTCCATGCCGGGAAGCCCCAGGTCGAGCACGACCAGGTCGGCGCCCCCCTGTAGTCCGGCGTCGAGGGCGGTCGGGCCGTCCTCGCGGACCTCGACCTCGTAACCCTCCCTGCGCAGGGCGCGGGCCAGTGGCTCCGAGATGGACGCGTCGTCCTCGGCGAGCAGTACACGGGTCATGGGGGTGATGGTAGTCCGCAGCGGCGACAATGCGTCAGGTGATCCACCCGCCCTGCGGGTCTACGGAGCGATCTTGTTCAACACCTTCGAATCAGGGCGAGCGGTTCCAGGGATACCTGTGATCCATGTCTCAAGTCCTTCCATATGCGCCACTGTGGTGACGTATGGTGTCCCGACGCCTATAGCACTACTCATGGACCTTTGGCCCGTTGGCGCGCCAAGGGTCCGTTTTTTGCACAGGACCGGCCTGGCCAGTCCTGAGATCAGTGAATGACCTACGGGCCGGGCCCCAGCGCGACCAGCGCACGGGGCGTGGATCCCGGTGTGGTCTGTCCTTCCCGGTCTCCCCCACGGAGCCGGGCCCCAAAGGCGTTGGGTGGACAGTCGCCATGCCGGTGCCGGCCTTCCCCCACCGGGCGCGGTTCAACGCTCACGAAGCGCGCGTCCCGAGCAAGCAAGGATCGACCATGGCGTCCAGCCTGACGAAGGACTCGGCCAGTATCACTGGCACCGAGAAGACCTTCCTCGGCCACCCCCGCGGCCTGGCCAACCTCTTCATGACGGAGATGTGGGAGCGCTACAGCTTCTACGGCATGCGGGCCCTGCTCGTGCTCTACCTGGTCGCCCCGGCGTCCCAGGGCGGGCTCGGGTTCAACATGGCCACGGCCACCGCGATCTACTCGGTCTACAACGCGATGGTGTACCTGCTCGCCCTGCCGGGCGGCTGGCTCGCCGACCGCGCCTGGGGCGCCCGCAAGACCGTGGCCGTCGGCGGCACGATCATCATGATCGGCCACTTCCTCCTGGCCGTGCCGGTCGAGATCTCCTTCTTCATAGGTCTCGCGGCCATCGCGCTCGGTTCGGGTCTGCTGAAGGCCAACATCTCCACGATGGTCGGCCACCTCTACCCGGACAAGAACGACCCGCGCCGCGACGGTGGCTTCACGGTCTTCTACATGGGCATCAACCTCGGTGCCTTCGCCGCCCCGCTGACCATCGGCACCGTCGGCCAGAAGGTCAACTGGCACTTGGGGTTCGCCCTCGCCGGTGTGGGCATGGCCCTGGGTCTGCTGTTCTTCTTCCTCGGTACCCGCCACATGTCGGCGGACAGCGACGTCGTCCCGACGCCGATGTCCGAGTCCGAGCGCGCCTCGGTCATCAAGAAGATCCTGCTGTGGCTGGCCGTCGCGGTCGTCGCCTACGGCGCCCTCGCGGTCTCGGGCCACTTCACGGTGGACTGGGCGATCTGGCCACTGACCATCGCGGGCCTCGTCATCCCCGCCTGGTACCTGGTGCGCATCAAGCGGGACAAGGACCTCGACCAGGTCTCGCAGTCGCGGAT
Protein-coding regions in this window:
- a CDS encoding GtrA family protein, with the protein product MSAQGASPSRLRLLVREVAKFGAVGGLGVLVNMGAFNLLRHSTDLQVVRASLLATGIAIAFNYVGFRYFAYRDREKSGRARELTLFLLFSVVGAVIENGILYVATYGFEWNSPWQNNFFKFLGIGLGTLFRFWSYRTWVFRALPAREAVQTAESFLDSTRPAAVPAKR
- a CDS encoding ATP-binding protein produces the protein MRRRLINSTLAVVLVVIAVFGVSLVIVETRTISSSAQESVNSEALRLVSVIDSRTLAKETINPQVLSDQIDPKRYARVEIPGRPVIELGEKPEGTVIKGAETGERGESVLVEEDRSTVTREVGRTLLIIGAVALLAIVSAVLLAVRQANKLASPLTDLAETAERLGSGDPRPRHKRYGVPELDRVADVLDSSADRIGRMLTAERRLAADASHQLRTPLTALSMRLEEIALTDDIDTVKEEATIALTQVERLTDVVERLLTNSRDPRTGSAVVFSLDEVVKQQLEEWRPAYRSAGRAIVRSGKTGLRAVGTPGAVAQVLAALIENSLMHGGGTVAVRTRVTGNQAVVEVTDEGPGVPPDLGARIFERTISGRNSTGIGLAVARDLAEADGGRLEMLQQQPAVFALFLSREARGRREPQSTTTIR
- a CDS encoding UDP-glucose/GDP-mannose dehydrogenase family protein, translating into MALKITVIGTGYLGATHAAAMAELGFEVLGLDVVPEKIEMLAQGRVPMYEPGLEELLRKHVAGIEGSSGRLRFTTSWQEVGAFGDVHFVCVNTPQKHGEYACDMSYVESAFGSLAPHLAAGALVVGKSTVPVGSAARLSTMLGEGVELAWNPEFLREGFAVDDTLHPDRIVVGVESERAEKILREVYAGPISEGSPFVVADFPTAELVKTAANSFLATKISFINAMAEVCEAADGDVVKLAEAIGHDERIGKKFLRAGIGFGGGCLPKDIRAFMARAGELGADQALTFLREVDSVNMRRRGHMVELAREAVGGETFLGKRVAVLGATFKPDSDDVRDSPALNVAGQIHLQGGQVTVYDPKGMDNARRLFPTLGYAASAVEAVRGADVVLHLTEWREFRDLDPAELAGAAASRIILDGRNALDPVKWREAGWTYRAMGRPRA
- a CDS encoding dipeptidase; this translates as MSTGLPHLDEARALLARHPVADGHNDLPWALREKVRYDLDRCDLASDLRGRTHTDIPRLRAGGVGAQFWSVYVRTDLAGDEAVSATLEQIDCVDQMLARHPLDLVPALTADDMEAARAEGRIASLKGAEGGHSINESLATLRALYALGVRYMTLTHNDNLAWADSATDEPNVGGLSPFGHEVVREMNRIGMLVDLSHVAATTMRDALSTSVAPVIFSHSSARAICDHPRNIPDDVLALLPGNGGVAMATFVPKFILPEAVAWTRAADENLRAHGLHHLDTSPKAMELHEAFEAANPRPVATAATVADHLDHMREVAGVDHIGLGGDFDGTAFTPSGLDDVSGYPNLVAELLSRGWSSADLAKLTWSNAVRVLRDAESVSRELRPLRGPSNATRAALDA
- a CDS encoding dipeptidase, whose amino-acid sequence is MADLQDDPQNTSAVGDLDSPTSTPPQPIPPAESGDEGLDRARALLAAHPVADGHNTLAKALAQTPWHDLEVGESALDTDIPRLRAGGVGAQFWALTADTDGADPAGVTLERLDRIRSLIASCPQWLRLALTAGDLADARNCGRIASFLGPVAAHAIGDSLGTLRSYHFLGVRALALGPGTRWTEPGLTRFGLEVVREANRLGILLDLSGATEGTWRRTIDASAAPALLSHSAAASLTPHPLNASDELLAELGAHGGVCLVSFAPEQIARAGAPVSVQDVADHIERVRDLAGPGHVGLAGTYGLVTGAPRAQGLEDASCYPTLIVELLERGWTEAEVAALTWENLVRVVRDTEFTARATAPRRAPSSATIEDLDGPSAPEERPAAGR
- a CDS encoding 5-(carboxyamino)imidazole ribonucleotide synthase codes for the protein MTFPVVGMVGGGQLARMTHEAGIPLGIRFKLLSDTPQDSAAQVVSEVVVGDYRDLDTLRDFARGCDVITFDHEHVPTEHLRALEADGVVVRPGPDALVHAHDKGVMRARLSAIGAPCPRHRVVADPADVTRFADEGDGFPVILKTVVGGYDGKGVWFVRSEADAADAFKAGVDVLAEEKVDFVRELAANVVRSPHGQAVAYPVVESVQVDGVCDTVIAPAPDLDDDLAGEAQQLALRIASELGVVGHLAVELFETRDGRILVNELAMRPHNSGHWTQDGAITSQFANHVRAVLDLPLGDPRPRSKWTVMCNVLGGDYPDMYYAYLHCMARDPQLKIHMYGKEVKPGRKVGHVNTYGDDLADVRERARHAADYLKGTITE
- the purE gene encoding 5-(carboxyamino)imidazole ribonucleotide mutase, with amino-acid sequence MSSASVSGPVVGIVMGSDSDWPVMEAAAKALEEFEIRYEVDVVSAHRMPREMIAYGENAAGRGLKAIIAGAGGAAHLPGMLASVTPLPVIGVPVPLKYLDGMDSLLSIVQMPAGVPVATVSVGGARNAGLLAARILAAHDPELLVRMREFQQELNDQATEKGKRLRTKVEGSGAFGFGK
- a CDS encoding acyl-CoA dehydrogenase family protein, yielding MAGTAGNAGNAGFDLYRPSEEHDMLRDAIRSLAEAKIGPYAAEVDEQARFPREAHDALVANDLHAVHVPEEYGGAGADALATVIVIEEVARVCASSSLIPAVNKLGSLPVILSGSEELKKKYLGPLAKGEGMFSYCLSEPDAGSDAAGMKTKAVRDGDFWVLNGVKRWITNAGESEYYTVMAVTDPEKRSKGISAFVVEKSDEGVSFGAPEKKLGIKGSPTREVYLDNVRIPADRMIGEEGTGFATAMKTLDHTRITIAAQAIGIAQGALDYAKGYVQERKQFGKAIADFQGIQFMLADMAMKLEAARQLTYAAAAKSERLDGDLTFFGAAAKCFASDVAMEVTTDAVQLLGGYGYTRDYPVERMMRDAKITQIYEGTNQVQRIVMSRNLP